One Nocardia huaxiensis genomic window, CACCCGGTCACCGGGGTAGGCCGGATCGATCGGCAGATAGGCGCCGCCCGCCTTCAGCACACCCAGCAGCGCCACGATCAGGTCGAGGGAGCGTGGAAGCGCCACCGCCACCACGGTTTCCGGGCCGACACCGTGGGCAGACAGGCGCTCGGCCACGCCATTGGCGCGTGCGTCGAGGTCGCGATAGGTCAGCACGGTAGCGCCGAGACGGGCCGCGATCCGATCCGGAGCGGTCCGGGCATGGCGTTCGACCGCGGCGACGATCAGCGGTTCGGTTCCGGGTTCACCGGTGGGAGGCGTGTTCGACGCGGCGACCACCACGATAGGTGCGACATCCACTGTGCCGATGGCGGTTTCGAGGTCGGTGGCGGCGGCATCGAGATGTCTGGACACCGACTCGAGATACCCGGCGAGATCGTCGGGACCGTAGTGCGCCGGGTCGGCGGTGAGCCGGATCGCGCCCGCCTCCAGGGTGTCCCTGTCGTGATCGATGTGCAGTGCGAGCGGTTCGCTGTCACCGGCCGAGACCATGTGGAACTCGACCGCCGCACCGTCGAGCCGGGGACCGGGGTACTGCCCGATATTCACCGTCGGGCCGAAGACGGGGGCGGATTCGCCTGCCCCGGACCGCAATCGCGCGATGGCGGGCAGGCCGAAGCGTCCGTGCCGCAGGCAGCCGAACATGGTGGACTGCACCTGCTTACCGAGTTCGGCGAAACTCGCAGCACCGTCGAGCCGCACCGGAATCGGCACCAGATCCGCCAGCAGGGCCGGAGTGCCACGCAGTGCGCCGGAGCGATTGGACACCGGGATCTGCAACCACACCGTGCGCTGTCCGGTGTAGCGTCCGGCCACCGCGGCCGCGACGCCGATGAGCACGAACGACAACCCGATGCCGTGCCGGCGCGCCTGCCGCTCCAGACCTGCCAGGGTGTCCGGGCCGAGTTCGCCGCGCAGCCGCAACCGGTTCGAATCACGGTGGGGGCCAGGGTTTCCCGGCAGTGCGGTGGGTGTCTCGAAGCGGCCGATCCAGTCGCCCCAGAACTCGGCGTCCCGGGCGCGGTCACCCTCGCGGTACCGCCGATCCGCTGCCACCAGCTCACCGAGGCGCGCGAACCCGCTGGGCTCCGGCGACCTGCCCGAGGTCAGCGCGGCGTAGATGTCGAGCACCCGCTGGAACCACAGCGTCACCCCGCCACCGTCGATCACCAGGTGGTGAAAGCACATCGCCAGGAAATACCGATCCTCGGCGATACGCAGGATGGCCACGCGAAAGAGCGTGTCCCGCACCAGATCGAAGGCGCGGTCGCACTCGTCCCGCAGATAGGCCAGCGCCGCTTCCACCGGATCGGCCGTGTTCCGCAGGTCCACCACGACCGGTGTGGCCGAGGCGGTTTCGCGCGCAGTGAGCAGGGGCCCGTCGGCGCCCGGCACGATGTGCACGCTGAGTGACTCGGTCTCCGCGACTGCCTTAGCCACCGAGTCACTCAGCGCGTCCGATGCTACAGCATCGTGGATGTCCAAGTAACTCACAATATTTCGGGCGGTCGCGGAGGCGATCTCCTGCGCCATCCAGAGCTCGGCCTGCGCCGAGGTCGGCTCGTACACGCCAGCGCCGTCGATCGACCGCATTCCAGAACCTCACAAGCAGCGAATTGACACGGTGATTCGTCCGAACCGGCCGGGAAGTCCGCCGATCGAGCGAATCCGCGGCGCCGGACGGAATCTTCGGAGACATCGTCATCGGTTGGTGCGGCGCCACACGAGATCGGCGCCGCATCGCCGCGGGCCGCCAGGCTAACACGACCGGAGCACGCATGCGCACATCCGAAAACCCCGGGAGGCAAGAAGATTCGCCAATTGTTTGCGGTAAGTGAACGTTGGACGATTCCAGTCGGCCCGCTGTACATTGGCCCCGTCGACAGGGTCAAAGGGGCGCGATGAGTAGTTTCACGGATCGGCTGTTAGCGACAGGGCAGCAGTCGAAGGCAGCATTCATTTCTTCGAGTGGTGCGCGGGTGTTCACCAGCAAGACGTGGATCGATGTCCACGCGGAGGCGCGCGGGGCCGCGGCGGTGCTGCGCGAGCGGGGCATCGGCCCCGGGCAGGTGGTGGCCGTGCTGGCCGGATCGCCCGCCGAGGTCGCGCCGATCGTGCAGGCGATCTGGCTGCGCGGAGCCGCCGTCACCATGCTTCACCAGCCAACTCCCCGAACGGATCTGGTCGAGTGGATGGCCGGGACGGTGCGTACCATCGCCATGATCCAGGCGGGTCTGGTGGTCGTCGGCGCACCGTTCGAGGCGGCGTCCGCGCACCTGAGCGCGGCGGGCGTCAGCCATGTCGCGACCGCCGAATTGGTCGCCGGCGGTGGCGATCCGGAGGCCGGTGATTCCTGTATCCGGCACGGCGCGGAACATGATTTGGCACTGCTGCAATTGACGAGCGGTTCAACAGGAATTCCCAAGGCAATTCCCATTACCCACGAATCGCTGTATCAGAACTTGCGGAATACTGAACCGTTGCTTGATACCGGGCGGGCCGACACGGTAATGGTCAGCTGGCTTCCGCTGTTTCACGATATGGGCATGGTCGGATTTCTCAGTTCATCGATGACACTGGGCTATTCCTTGGTCAAGGCGACGCCGTCGGATTTCATGTCGGCACCCCGGGTCTGGGCCGAAATGCTGTCCGACCATGCCGGAACGCATACGGCCGCGCCCAATTTCGCCTACGACATTCTCGCCCGCACCCTGCAACGCGCCGAGGACGGCGCCTACGACCTCTCGTCGGTGCGCTGCATGCTCAATGGCGCCGAACCGGTGAGCCCGGCGACCATGCACCGGGTCGGCGCCGAAGGCCGCCGCTTCGGGCTCCCGGCCGGTGCGGGTTCACCATGCTATGGCATGGCTGAGGCGACCCTGGTCGTCTCGTGCAGCGCTCCCGGGCGCGGCACGGTGGTCGATCGCATCGACCCGGACGCCCTGGAGAACTCGCGGCGCGCGGTGCCCGACGCGACACCCGGAAATAGGGCGCTGCCCACCCTGGGCCGGATCATCGACGGCATCGAAGCGAAAATTGTGGGGGCACAGGGCAAGACGCTCGGCGTCCGGGAAGTCGGCGACCTTCATCTGCGCGGGGTATCGATTACGAAGAACTACATCACCGTCGACGGCATCCAGCCGGCGCTCGATAATGCGGGCTGGCTCGACACCGGCGATCGCGCGTATTTCACCGAGGACGGCCAACTGGTCGTGTGCGGTCGCAGCAAGGACCTCATCATCATCGGCGGCCGCAATATCTTTCCCACCGATATCGAACGCTCGCTGAGCACCCTGCCCACCGCCCGCGCGGGCGGCATCGCAGCGGTGCCCATCCAAAAAGACAATGGCGCAGAAGGATTCGCGGTGCTGCTGGAATCGGCCGACCATTCCGACAGCGCCGCGCGCACCGCCCTGGAGAACGCCGCGCGCGAGCGCGTCATCGCGACGATCGACGCGCGGCCCCTGCTGGTCATGGTGCTGCCGCCGGGAGCGCTGCCGAAAACCTCCTCGGGCAAGATCCGCCGCCTCGAGGCCGCCAAGCTCGTGCCGGAGCTGCTGTGATCACCGAAGGCGAGACCATGCCGCACACCCCACTCGACGCCGACGAAACCCTCGACGCCGCACGCAGATTCCGCGATCAGCTCGAAACCCGCGGCGTGGGCGCGGTGGTCGCGGGCGTGTTCGCCGAGTTTCGGCGGGCGATCAGCGAACAGCTGCTGGGCGCGACCGCCAACGCCACCGTCGCCCTGGATGCCGAACTCACCGGCGGGCTCTTCGGCACCACCGTCACGGCGGCCCTCAGCGAGCGGACCGGGCGACGCCGGGTGAGCGGTCACGCGCACCGGATTCCCGGGACGCCCGACTGCGAGGCTATCCACCTGGCCGTCACCGATGCCGAACGCACCACCCTGATCACCATCGGCACCGATGAGCCCGGTCTCCGGCTGACCCCGGTGGAAACCGGCGGTCTCGCCGAATTCCCGCTCATGGATGCGGTATTCGACAACTGCGGCTACACCGAGGGCCCGGCCTTCGAAGCGAACCGCCGACCGGAGTGGCTGACCGCCCTCATCGACCACACCCGCCTCGTGCTGTGCGGGGTGGCGCTGGACTGTGTGGACCGCATGGTGCGCGAAACCCTGGATCACAGCGTGCGCCGGCCGATGGGCGGCGCCCGGCTCATCGATCAGCAGGCCGTCCGGCATCGGCTCGGCGATATCGCGGGGCGGCGGCAGGTGCTCGACACCGTCGCCCGGCGGCGGCCCGGGCCGGTCTCGGCCGCGCACCTCGCGCTGCTCACCACCGCCCTGCTGCCCGAAGCGATGAACGACTGCGCGCAGTTCCACGGTGGCCGCGGAATTCTGTGGCAGTACCCGATCGCCGCGCACTACCACCGGGCGCTCGGGCTCACCGCGCTCATCGGCAGACGGGATCTGCTTGTGCGCCAGATTGTTTCGGAGCGCTACGCCGAACCCGACAGCACCTGCGACCCCGAACTCGAGCAGTTCCGCGCCTATGTGCGCGGATTCGTCGACACCGAGATCGCCCCGGACCATCGCGAGTGGGAGGACGACGGTGAACTGCCCCGTTCGGTGTTCGAGGGCCTCGCCCGCGCCGGACTGACCGGCATCATGATTCCGGCCGAATTCGGCGGGGCCGGAGCGACGCTGCGGCACACGCAGGTGCTCACCGAGGAGTTCCTGCGCTACCCGACCATGTCGGTGCTCACCAGCCTGGCCGTGCAGTCGCACACCGTGCTGCCGCTGCTGGCGAAGCTGGGCACCCCCGAGCAGCGCACGCGGTACCTGACCCCGTCCCTGGCGGGCGAGCTCATCTCGGGCATCGCCATCACCGATCCGGCGGGGGGATCGGATCTGGTGCGCTCAGTCCAGCTCACCGCCCGCCGCGACGGCGACGACTGGATTCTGGACGGCGAGAAGCTCTTGATCACCAACAGCCCGATCGCCGACTTCCTCGTGGTGCTGGCCCGCACGGACCCGGCCCGCGGACCCCTCGGCATGACGCTGTTCGTCGTGGACACCACCACACCCGGCTTCGAGGTCGCGGCCACCCTGGACAAGGCGGCCCT contains:
- a CDS encoding long-chain-fatty-acid--CoA ligase; this encodes MSSFTDRLLATGQQSKAAFISSSGARVFTSKTWIDVHAEARGAAAVLRERGIGPGQVVAVLAGSPAEVAPIVQAIWLRGAAVTMLHQPTPRTDLVEWMAGTVRTIAMIQAGLVVVGAPFEAASAHLSAAGVSHVATAELVAGGGDPEAGDSCIRHGAEHDLALLQLTSGSTGIPKAIPITHESLYQNLRNTEPLLDTGRADTVMVSWLPLFHDMGMVGFLSSSMTLGYSLVKATPSDFMSAPRVWAEMLSDHAGTHTAAPNFAYDILARTLQRAEDGAYDLSSVRCMLNGAEPVSPATMHRVGAEGRRFGLPAGAGSPCYGMAEATLVVSCSAPGRGTVVDRIDPDALENSRRAVPDATPGNRALPTLGRIIDGIEAKIVGAQGKTLGVREVGDLHLRGVSITKNYITVDGIQPALDNAGWLDTGDRAYFTEDGQLVVCGRSKDLIIIGGRNIFPTDIERSLSTLPTARAGGIAAVPIQKDNGAEGFAVLLESADHSDSAARTALENAARERVIATIDARPLLVMVLPPGALPKTSSGKIRRLEAAKLVPELL
- a CDS encoding acyl-CoA dehydrogenase family protein; the protein is MITEGETMPHTPLDADETLDAARRFRDQLETRGVGAVVAGVFAEFRRAISEQLLGATANATVALDAELTGGLFGTTVTAALSERTGRRRVSGHAHRIPGTPDCEAIHLAVTDAERTTLITIGTDEPGLRLTPVETGGLAEFPLMDAVFDNCGYTEGPAFEANRRPEWLTALIDHTRLVLCGVALDCVDRMVRETLDHSVRRPMGGARLIDQQAVRHRLGDIAGRRQVLDTVARRRPGPVSAAHLALLTTALLPEAMNDCAQFHGGRGILWQYPIAAHYHRALGLTALIGRRDLLVRQIVSERYAEPDSTCDPELEQFRAYVRGFVDTEIAPDHREWEDDGELPRSVFEGLARAGLTGIMIPAEFGGAGATLRHTQVLTEEFLRYPTMSVLTSLAVQSHTVLPLLAKLGTPEQRTRYLTPSLAGELISGIAITDPAGGSDLVRSVQLTARRDGDDWILDGEKLLITNSPIADFLVVLARTDPARGPLGMTLFVVDTTTPGFEVAATLDKAALRSSPTGWLRFTDCRVPDAAVLGAVGDGYRQVSAMLAQERLLAAACSAAIARQCLSTAWRLHGNRLSAVPDSAAEDLAQTAVVSAFVSDLVARHRTGDLDDGEVALAKYTAPDLAQRVIRHCAALTDGGAFPDDDYLTASHADIRVPALGAGSSETMREMYTARLLVGRGLRTPHPTPEFDAGPQHRRN